A genome region from Populus alba chromosome 3, ASM523922v2, whole genome shotgun sequence includes the following:
- the LOC118061344 gene encoding GDSL esterase/lipase At4g18970 isoform X2 yields the protein MENEPKLLWWIFFTIPLLISNMQNCAYGEPQVPCYFVFGDSLFDNGNNNNLSTLAKANYTPYGFDFSKGPTGRFSNGNNTADVIGKLLGFDDYIPTFNEAKATKNILRGVNYASGSAGIRNESGLLAVGDVISMDEQLQNHRVIISLITEVLGNKDSAMKHLSKCIYTIDMGNNDYTMNYFLPQLYNTSRQFNVHQYATVLIQQYSQQLKSLYDLGARKVAVAGLLQSGCSPNALATYGTNGSSCVEMINNAVQIFNSKLIPLVTNLNANLPGAKFTYINLYQIDAESTRGSPELLVAT from the exons ATGGAAAATGAGCCCAAGCTGCTATGGTGGATCTTCTTCACCATTCCATTGCTGATCTCTAACATGCAGAATTGTGCTTATGGAGAACCTCAAGTGCCATGTTACTTTGTTTTTGGGGACTCTCTCTTTGATAATGGAAACAACAACAATCTTTCGACGTTGGCAAAAGCCAATTATACTCCTTATGGGTTTGACTTTAGCAAAGGGCCTACCGGGAGGTTCAGCAATGGCAACAATACAGCCGATGTCATCG GTAAGCTTTTGGGATTTGACGACTATATTCCAACATTCAATGAAGCAAAAgctacaaaaaatatattaagaggTGTAAATTACGCATCTGGATCAGCTGGGATTCGCAATGAAAGTGGGCTCTTAGCAGTG GGTGATGTGATATCCATGGATGAGCAGTTACAAAATCACCGTGTCATAATTTCACTCATCACTGAAGTACTGGGAAATAAAGATTCAGCCATGAAGCACCTAAGCAAGTGCATTTATACCATTGACATGGGCAACAATGACTACACAATGAATTACTTCCTGCCCCAGTTATATAACACTAGCAGGCAATTCAACGTTCACCAATACGCTACAGTGCTCATTCAACAATATTCTCAGCAATTAAAG AGCTTATACGATCTTGGAGCAAGGAAGGTGGCTGTTGCGGGACTCCTCCAAAGTGGTTGCTCGCCCAATGCACTGGCAACATATGGTACGAATGGCTCTTCATGTGTAGAGATGATCAACAACGCAGTACAAATCTTCAATAGCAAGCTCATACCGTTAGTTACAAACCTTAACGCCAATCTTCCTGGAGCTAAATTTACTTACATAAATCTTTACCAGATTGATGCCGAGTCAACTCGAG GTTCACCAGAGTTGCTTGTTGCAACTTAA
- the LOC118061344 gene encoding GDSL esterase/lipase At1g29670 isoform X3 has protein sequence MSKLLGFDDYIPTFNEAKATKNILRGVNYASGSAGIRNESGLLAVGDVISMDEQLQNHRVIISLITEVLGNKDSAMKHLSKCIYTIDMGNNDYTMNYFLPQLYNTSRQFNVHQYATVLIQQYSQQLKSLYDLGARKVAVAGLLQSGCSPNALATYGTNGSSCVEMINNAVQIFNSKLIPLVTNLNANLPGAKFTYINLYQIDAESTRAFRFTRVACCNLTSTGLCDPSTIPCPDRTQYAFYDSAHPTEARALILGRRAYRVQSLTDAFPVDISLLAQL, from the exons ATga GTAAGCTTTTGGGATTTGACGACTATATTCCAACATTCAATGAAGCAAAAgctacaaaaaatatattaagaggTGTAAATTACGCATCTGGATCAGCTGGGATTCGCAATGAAAGTGGGCTCTTAGCAGTG GGTGATGTGATATCCATGGATGAGCAGTTACAAAATCACCGTGTCATAATTTCACTCATCACTGAAGTACTGGGAAATAAAGATTCAGCCATGAAGCACCTAAGCAAGTGCATTTATACCATTGACATGGGCAACAATGACTACACAATGAATTACTTCCTGCCCCAGTTATATAACACTAGCAGGCAATTCAACGTTCACCAATACGCTACAGTGCTCATTCAACAATATTCTCAGCAATTAAAG AGCTTATACGATCTTGGAGCAAGGAAGGTGGCTGTTGCGGGACTCCTCCAAAGTGGTTGCTCGCCCAATGCACTGGCAACATATGGTACGAATGGCTCTTCATGTGTAGAGATGATCAACAACGCAGTACAAATCTTCAATAGCAAGCTCATACCGTTAGTTACAAACCTTAACGCCAATCTTCCTGGAGCTAAATTTACTTACATAAATCTTTACCAGATTGATGCCGAGTCAACTCGAG CTTTCAGGTTCACCAGAGTTGCTTGTTGCAACTTAACCAGTACAGGATTATGCGATCCTTCTACAATTCCATGTCCTGATAGGACACAGTATGCATTCTATGATTCAGCACATCCTACAGAGGCTAGAGCTTTGATCTTGGGAAGGAGAGCATACAGGGTCCAGTCATTGACTGATGCATTTCCCGTTGATATCAGTCTGCTGGCTCAGCTTTAA
- the LOC118061344 gene encoding GDSL esterase/lipase At4g18970 isoform X1, translating to MENEPKLLWWIFFTIPLLISNMQNCAYGEPQVPCYFVFGDSLFDNGNNNNLSTLAKANYTPYGFDFSKGPTGRFSNGNNTADVIGKLLGFDDYIPTFNEAKATKNILRGVNYASGSAGIRNESGLLAVGDVISMDEQLQNHRVIISLITEVLGNKDSAMKHLSKCIYTIDMGNNDYTMNYFLPQLYNTSRQFNVHQYATVLIQQYSQQLKSLYDLGARKVAVAGLLQSGCSPNALATYGTNGSSCVEMINNAVQIFNSKLIPLVTNLNANLPGAKFTYINLYQIDAESTRAFRFTRVACCNLTSTGLCDPSTIPCPDRTQYAFYDSAHPTEARALILGRRAYRVQSLTDAFPVDISLLAQL from the exons ATGGAAAATGAGCCCAAGCTGCTATGGTGGATCTTCTTCACCATTCCATTGCTGATCTCTAACATGCAGAATTGTGCTTATGGAGAACCTCAAGTGCCATGTTACTTTGTTTTTGGGGACTCTCTCTTTGATAATGGAAACAACAACAATCTTTCGACGTTGGCAAAAGCCAATTATACTCCTTATGGGTTTGACTTTAGCAAAGGGCCTACCGGGAGGTTCAGCAATGGCAACAATACAGCCGATGTCATCG GTAAGCTTTTGGGATTTGACGACTATATTCCAACATTCAATGAAGCAAAAgctacaaaaaatatattaagaggTGTAAATTACGCATCTGGATCAGCTGGGATTCGCAATGAAAGTGGGCTCTTAGCAGTG GGTGATGTGATATCCATGGATGAGCAGTTACAAAATCACCGTGTCATAATTTCACTCATCACTGAAGTACTGGGAAATAAAGATTCAGCCATGAAGCACCTAAGCAAGTGCATTTATACCATTGACATGGGCAACAATGACTACACAATGAATTACTTCCTGCCCCAGTTATATAACACTAGCAGGCAATTCAACGTTCACCAATACGCTACAGTGCTCATTCAACAATATTCTCAGCAATTAAAG AGCTTATACGATCTTGGAGCAAGGAAGGTGGCTGTTGCGGGACTCCTCCAAAGTGGTTGCTCGCCCAATGCACTGGCAACATATGGTACGAATGGCTCTTCATGTGTAGAGATGATCAACAACGCAGTACAAATCTTCAATAGCAAGCTCATACCGTTAGTTACAAACCTTAACGCCAATCTTCCTGGAGCTAAATTTACTTACATAAATCTTTACCAGATTGATGCCGAGTCAACTCGAG CTTTCAGGTTCACCAGAGTTGCTTGTTGCAACTTAACCAGTACAGGATTATGCGATCCTTCTACAATTCCATGTCCTGATAGGACACAGTATGCATTCTATGATTCAGCACATCCTACAGAGGCTAGAGCTTTGATCTTGGGAAGGAGAGCATACAGGGTCCAGTCATTGACTGATGCATTTCCCGTTGATATCAGTCTGCTGGCTCAGCTTTAA